The Cetobacterium sp. 8H DNA window AGTAAAAAAAGCTACTTTATCATATTTTGATAAAGTAGCTTTTTTATTTCCCGTAACTGAGGGATTATTTTTGGTGAGCTTTCTTTAGAACATATTTGATAGCTTCTAAAGCTGCTACAGTTCCATCAGAAGTCGCTGTAGTAACTTGACGTACTATTTTAGATCTAACATCTCCTGCTGCAAAAACACCCTCTACAGAGGTTTGCATATGATCGTTTGTAATAATATATCCTTGCGGATCAAGAGATGCAACTTCACTGTAAAGTTCAGTTAAAGATTTTGTTCCTAAATATAGGAAGGCAAACTGTGATTTAACTGTTTGAGTTTCACCTTTATGAGAAACAACAACCTCTTCAACAAATTCGTCACCTTTTATCTCTAAAAGCTTAGATGAGTAGAATATTTTAACTTTTTCATTAGATCTTAACACATTCATAACAGACTCGTCACAGTGGTGACACTCATCCGTAATAAAGATGTTGATCTCTTTTGAGTATTTTGTTAAGAATAGAGCTTCTTCAGCAATCTCTTCCCCTCTACCAAAAAGTGAAACAGTCATGTTTCTAGTGAAAGCTCCATCACAAGTAGCGCAGTAAGAAACACCTTTTCCAAGGTATTCACTTTCACCAGGAAGCTTTTTACTTTCGTTTTTAGCCCACCCAGTTGCTATTATAATAGATTTTCCTCTAAAGTTATCCTCATCAGTTTTAACAATTTTAGTTTCTCCTGTAAAATCAAACCCTAAAAATGTAGCATTAACGTATGTAACGTTAAAATCTAAAGTTTGTTTTTTCATAAGAGTTTGAATCTCTTTTCCTGTTGGAGAACCAGGAATACCTGGATAGTTCTCTATTTTGTGAGCCATAAGTAGGCTTCCTACTTCAGGTTTCTCAATAACAAGAACAGATAGACGAGATCTTCCAGCATAAAGAGCTGAAGTTAATCCTGCAGGTCCACCACCAATAACAATAACATCATAAATTTTATTTTTCATATTAAAGCCTCCTAAAACATTCCTTGGGATTTTAATACTCTTCTTTCTTCACCTAATGTTGTAGGTTCAGAATGGCCACTGTATACTATAGTATCTTCGGGATAGTTCTCACAAATCTTTTTTAAACTTCTTTGTAATTGTGATAAATTACCAGTTGGTAGATCAAATCTACCATAACTTCTTCTAAAAAGTGTGTCACCAGAAATCATAATTTTAGCATCACTGTTATAGAAGCACTTAGAACCTATAGTGTGTCCAGGAGTATCAACCACTTCAAAACCAAAAATAGAATCTCCTTCTTTGATAGGAGTAAATTTACCAGTATAAATAAAATCATACCCTTGAATTGCATAGGATAGATTTAAAGAAGCATCCGTTAAAAATTTCTCTTCCTCTTTTCCAATGTAAAGAGTTGCATTTGGAAACAGTCTCATAATCTCATTGATTCCGCCGATATGGTCTCCATGACCGTGTGTCAAAATAACATTTTTAAGTTCAAGGTTATGCTCTTTAATAAACGAAACAACCCCTTGCAATCTAGAATCACTACAGTCGAAAAGAGAAGCTTCATTTTTTTCATTCCAAACTAAGTAGCAGTTAGTCATGTAGCCACCTAGAGGAAAAGTTTTAATTTTCATTAAAATACCTCCAAAAATTAATTGTGTTTAACAAGACCAATTCCATCCCCAAAAGGAAGCAGGACAAAATTGTGGTGAGCATATAAGTAATCAATAAATTCGTTTAGTCTTCTAACTATTGTTTTAAATCTTTTTGGATATTCTTTATATAGATATCCTCTAAACATGATGTTATCTATAAAAATTATACCATTATCTGATAATCTTTCAAAAGAGTCATTGAAAAATTCCATATAATGACCTTTAGAAGCATCTATAAAAATAAAATCAAACTTTTCATCAAGTTTTTTTACCTCTTCAACTCCATCACCTAAGATAGCGTTGATATTGTTCTCAAGTCCAGCCTTTTTAAAGTTTTCAAGAGCCTGTTGGTATCTAATCTCATCGATTTCGATAGTTGTTAATTTTCCACCATTGGCTTTAGCAACTCTTCCCATGATAGTTCCTGAGTATCCAATAGCAGTTCCAATCTCTAAAATATTTTTAAAGTTATGGCTCTCTACAAGAAACTTAAGATATTCAGCTACCTCTTTAGTTACGATAGGCACATTGTGCTCTAAAGCGAAAGCTTCCATTTCTAGTATTAAGGTATCTGTTTCCTTTATTTTACTAACAATATATTCGTTAGCATCTTTTAATTCATCTAACATTATTCAAAATCCTTTCTAAGTTTAATTATATAAAAATTATCTAAAATTTCTTCTGTATAATCGATTAAGAATCCACCGATAGAATCAAATCTACCATTTATATTTGAAGGAATTTCAAATTTTGTAACAGAGAAATTCTTATGGTTATCTAAAAATTTCTTAATATTATCTGTATTTTCTTCTGAGAATATAGTACATGTACTGTACACAAGTTCTCCTTCAACTTTTAAAGAAAATGCTGAAGCCTCTAGAATTTCATACTGTAATTCGGAAAGTTCTTTAACATTAACCATATTTTTATTATATAGAGCTTCTGGTTTTTTTCTTAAAACACCATATCCACTGCATGGAGCATCAACTAAGATTTTATCAAACTTTTGTCCTTGCTCTTTAAGTTTACGAGCATCTAACTTTATAGGTTTTACAATAGTAACACCCAGTTTTTTAAGGTTCTCTTCAATAAGTTTGATCTTGTGTTGGTGAATATCCAGTGCGAAAATCTCTCCTTCGTTGTGCATAAGTTCAGCAAGTACAGCAGTTTTACTTCCAGGAGCACTACAAGTATCTACAACTTTTTCTCCAGGTAATGGATTTAAAATTTTAGCTGCCAAGTATGAAGAACCGTCTTGAGCTATAATTTTACCATCTTTAAACTCATCAGTATGAAGAACAATTCCTGAATCAATATAGTAAACAGAATCCACTTTTTTTATAATCTCTATTCTCATAGATTTTAGTAGTTCTTCAAATTCAGCTTCAGTATATTTTAATCTGTTAACTCTAACACTCATATGTGGTATTTTTTTTAGAGAGATTAAAAGGTTTTCAGTCTCAGAACCGTACTCTTTTTTTATTTTATCATAGAACCATCTAGGGTAAGAGTAAAGAATGTCAAGTTTATCTTCAGCTTTTAAAGCTTTAATCTCCTCGTCTTTCTCTCTTAAATAACTTCTGATAACTCCATTTACAAACTTCCCTACAGGTGCTCCAAATTTCTTTTTAGCAAGTTCAGTAGCTTCCCAAGCAATACCTTTCTCATCGCTATCCATGAATGTAGCTTGGTATATAGAAATTTTTAAAAGGTTTTTAATCCAATCTTTTTTTATAGATTTAGTTCTTTTTTGTAGCTGATAGTTTAAGTAGATTTCGTTTCTAATTACACCGTAAAAAACTTCAGTAATAAATCCTCTTTCTCCTCTACCTAAATTATTTTTTGAAAAATATTCGTTCAACAGAATATTTGAATATTTTCCTTTTTCAACTTCACTTAAAAGTCCTATAACTCTTTGTTTTATATTCAATATAAACATCTCCTAACTATAATATTATACTACTTTATAAAGTTCATCACTTTCTGGTGGTTCAATTAAAGTGTGCTTTTCTCCTTTAATAAGGATTTTTTCCTCAGAATCGGTAAACACACCAATATCAAAGGCTTCAATATTGTTCTTCTTCAGTTCGCTTATAAGTGGCTCTGAATTTTCTTCAGAAGTAACAATAAGCATAGTTCCACTAGAAATAAGTCTCAGAGGATCAATTTTAAAATATTTGCAAATAGTCTTTATCGAATCTTGAATAAAAATATCATTAAAATAAATATTCACTCCTAAACCGTAAAAACAACTTGATTCCCAGATTGCTCCTAATAGACCTCCCTCAGTCACATCATGCATACCCTTAGCAAATTTATTAGCAATAATTCCATCTTTAACAACACTTGTAGAATCTAAAAGATTTTTAGCATTTTCAATAATTTCACTATCAAAATTTTCTAAAAGTTCTTCCTCTTTTTCAAAGGCAATAATTCCAGTTCCTTCAATTCCAACACCCTTAGTTATAATAATTCTATCTCCAGGAACCACTTTTGTCTTAGACTTGAAATCTTTTTTATCTCCAATCCCAATAGAGGTAGCAGAGATGATAGTTTTATTTACGGCTGCAGTAATCTCAGTATGACCACCGATGATAGTGACACCAATTTTATTAGCTTCCTCTTGGGCTTCTTTCATAATTTCGGCAATCTCATTTTTTTTAACATGTGGGGGAGCTAAAATTGTTAACATAATTCCAACAGGTGAAACACCCTCTGTAGCAATGTCATTGCAGTTGATGTTGATAGCTAATTTACCTAGACCACTGTTTGTTCCAGTTATAGGGTCCGTGGATAAGTAGATAACTTTCTCATCCACTTCAATAGCTGCGCAATCACTTCCGATTTCACCAGAAGAGATAACACAATCATTATTGTTTTGGATATTATTGAAAACTAATTCTTTTAAATCTGAAATTGTAAGTTTACCAACTTTCATAATTCCCCCTCGATGCAATAGTATTTTATAATGTATTATACTATATTTTCCAGAAATAAAAAACCCTCACTTAAAATAAAGTGAGGGATAAAAATTTAAAATAGACCAGTTATAGTTCCGTTTTCATCAATATCGATAAGTTCAGCAGCAGGAACCTTAGGTAGTCCTGGCATATCAATAATTCCACCAGCCATAGCTATTATAAATCCAGCTCCAGCGGCAAGTTTTATTGTATCAATTTCAACAGTGAATCCAGTAGGTCTTCCTAAAAGATTAGCCTTATCTGAAATAGATTTTTGAGTTTTCGACATACATATAGGAAGAGCTCCATAACCAAGTTCTTCAAGTTTCTTAATTGTTTTATTAGCTCCAGCAGAGAATGTAACGCCATCTGCTCCATATATTTCCTTACAAATTTTATTGATTTTATCCTTTATAGGAAGCTCTAAATCGTAAAGAGGAGTGTAGTCATCCTTGTTCTCATTCAACTTTTCAATAACTATTTTAGCTAACTCTTCACCACCTTCACCACCTTTTGCCCAAACTTCACAAAGAGCAACAGGAGCGTCTTGTTTTTCACAATGAGTCTTAATCATTTGAATCTCAGCATCTGTATCAGTAACAAATTTATTGATGGCTACAACAACAGGAAGGTTAAATTTTTTAATATTTTCAATATGCTTATCAAGATTAGCAAGTCCAGCTTGAAGTGCATCTAAATTTTCCTCATTTAAAATTTTAGCTCCACCATGGTGTTTAAGAGCTCTAACAGTTGCGACAATAACAACACAGTTAGGCTTTAAATTACCTTTTCTACATTTTATATCTAAAAACTTTTCAGCCCCAAGATCAGCAGCAAAACCAGCTTCAGTTATTGCAATATCTGAAAGTTTAAGAGCTAATTTAGTCGCAAGTAAAGAGTTACATCCGTGAGCAATATTAGCAAAAGGACCTCCGTGGATAATAACAGGAGTATTCTCTAAAGTTTGAACTAAGTTAGGTTTAATAGCCTCTTTTAAAAGTGCTGTCACAGCACCAGAAATTTTTAAATCATTTATTGTAAGAGGTTTATCACTATAGTCATATCCAAAAACCATATTTCCAATGTTTTCCTTTAGCTCTTTCAAAGAGTTAGAAAGGCAAAGTGTAGCCATTATTTCTGATGCTACAGTAATTTGGAAAGAGTCTTGTCTAGGATATCCATTAGCTTTTCCTCCAAGACCAACAACAATACTTCTCAAATTACGATCATTCATATCTACAACTCTTTTCCAAGTAATTTTAGTATTATCAATACCTAGAGCATTTCCTTGAGTTATATGATTATCAATACAAGCTGACACAAGATTATGAGCTACACCAATAGCATGAAAATCTCCTGTAAAGTGAAGATTTATATCTTCCATAGGAACAACTTGTGCAAATCCGCCACCAGTAGCTCCACCCTTCATACCAAAAACAGGTCCTAATGAAGGTTCTCTAAGCGCAGCAACAGATGATTTTCCAAGTCTATTTAAAGCTTGTGTCAATCCAACAGTAACAGTAGATTTTCCTTCTCCAGCAGGAGTTGGAGTAATAGCGGTAACAAGAACGAGTTTACCATCATCTTTATTTGATAGATGATTTAAAAGGGAAAGATTTAATTTTGCTTTGTACTTACCATAAACATCAAAATAGTCTTCTGAAATATTTAGCTTAGATGCTATTTCAGAAATTTTTAATAGGTTTGCTTCTTGTGCGATTTGTATATCGGTTTTCATTAACCCCTCCTAAATAAAAAAAATAAACTGCTAATTGTCTCAATTGTACATTAAAATGAAAAAAAAAGAAAGATATATATGTAAATAATGATTGCTTTTTTTTGATATAGATAGTATATAAAATATATGAGGATGAATGTGAACATAGCAAGAATAAAAATTAATTTTTAGTACAAGGGGGCACTGATGATTAATAAAGAGGATGTTTTGCTAGCAAAACAGGGTGATGTTGAGTCTATGGAAAAAATTGTAACAGAGTACAAAAATCTTATCTACATGAGAAATAAAAATTTATTTTTAAAAGGAGCGGACAGAGATGACTTGGTTCAAGAGGGGATGATAGGGCTCATGAAAGCCATAAAATCCTTTGATGAAAATAAAAGCGCTTGTTTTAGCACCTTCGCATCACTTTGTATAAAAAGACAGATAATAACAGCAGTAAAAAATTATAATTCTGAAAAAAATAGGAATTTAAACATTGCAATTCAAGGAGAGGGATATTCTGATTTAGAGGACGTTATAAGATATAGTAGTCCATCTTTAAAATATTATACTCCAGAACAAATAATGTTAGGAAAAGAACTCGTTAAATTATTAAGTAATTTTTTAAAAGAGAGTTTGAGTGGATTAGAAAAAGAAGTTTTCTCCGAAATGACAAAAGGATATGGATATCTAGAAATAGCAAGTAATTTGAATAAAGATCCAAAGGCTGTGGATAATTCAATTCAAAGAATAAAGAAAAAAGTTCTAACTTTTCTAGAAGAATATAATAAAAGTTGACAAAAATGGTGAAAAACGAATATAATAAGTGAAATTTATATTTTGTTTTAAAGGGAGAAAAAATGATATTAGAAACAATTAAGAGTCAAAACATAACTTTTGAACAGAAAGTTGTTGCTTTAGCAAGATTAGCTGAAGGAAGCATAGAAGTTTTAAATAAGAGTGAAAGTTTAAAAAAATACATTGAAGATGGTATTATATGTGATTTATTTGAAGGGAATGCTCCTTATAGACCAAGATATATTGTTCCAGATTATGAAAAATTTATGGAGCAAGGAAGTAAATTTTTAAATATAGAAAAGCCAACTAATTTATGGGAAGCAGTTCATGCACTATTAATACTTTATAAGCATGTTCCTTCTATAACTACAATGCCAGTTTATTTAGGAAACATAGACTACCTATTAGAGCCTTTCATAAAAGATGAATCTGAAGCTTATTTAGCAATAAAACTATTCCTGAAACATGTAGATTCAACTATAACAGATTCTTTTTGTCATGCAAATATAGGACCGAGAGAAACAAAAGCAGGATTTTTAATATTAAAAGCCATGAGAGAGTTAGAATTACCAACTCCAAATTTAACAATAAAATATAATGATGAAACAACAGAAAAGTTAGCAACTGAAGCTATTCAAACAGCTTTAGTAACAGCTAAACCAAGTTTTGCAAACGATAAAATGTTTAGAGACGATTTCAAAGGTGAATATGGAATTGTGAGTTGTTACAATGGACTAAAAGTTGGAGGGGGAGCAAACACTTTAGTTAGAGTTAGACTTGGTGGATTATCAAAGCTTGCAACTTCAAAAGAGGAATTTTTAGAGAAAACTTTACCTGAAGTTTCTAAAGAGATGCTAGAATATATAGATGAAAGATCAAAATTTATAATAGAAGAAAGTGGATTTTATGAGAGTAGCTTCTTAATAAAAGAGGGACTTTTAGAGAAAGAGAAGTTCACAGGTCTATTTGGATTTGTAGGTCTTGCAGAATGTGTAAATAATTTATTGGGTGCAGAAGCACAAGAGGACAGATTTGGATATTCAGAAAAAGCTAATAAATTAGGATTAGAGATTGTAGAAAAAATGTCTGCGATTGTGAAAGGACATAAAACTCAATATGCAGGAGAGTTCTTTGGAAATACACATCTTTTACACTCACAAGTAGGAATAGATACTGATAGAAATGAGAGCCCAGGTTGTAGAATACCAGTTGGAGAAGAGCCAGAGATGTTTAACCATATAATTTACTCAGCTCCATTCCACCAATACTGTCCGAGCGGTATCGGAGATATATTTGTTTTTGATGAGACATTCAAAAGCAATCCTGAGGCAATTTTAGATATAATAAAAGGTGCTTTTCAAAATAATATGAGATTTTTCTCTTTATATAGCAATGAATGTGATGTAATTAGAGTTACAGGGTATCTTGTAAAAAAATCTGAAATGGAAAAATTAGATAAAGGTGAGCAAGTATTAAGAGATACAACAATTTTAGGAAAAGGTGCTAGAGATAATGCAAAAGCACTAGCAAGAAAGTTAAGAAGCGAGTAATATGTCGTTGAAAGCTAGAATTAATAGGATAATAAAATTTTCAAATGTTGATGGTCCTGGAAATAGAATGGCTATATTCTTTCAAAAATGTAATTTTAATTGTGAATATTGCCATAATCCAGAAACTATAAAATCTTGTATTCATTGTGGAAAATGTGTTGAATTTTGTAAATCTGGAGCTTTAGAAAAAGTTGATGGAATTATAAAATGGGATAAAACAAAATGTTGCGAGTGTGATCAGTGTATAAAAAATTGTTCAATAGATTCTTCGCCTAAAACATTAGAATATTCTGTTGAAGATGTTATA harbors:
- a CDS encoding NAD(P)/FAD-dependent oxidoreductase; the protein is MKNKIYDVIVIGGGPAGLTSALYAGRSRLSVLVIEKPEVGSLLMAHKIENYPGIPGSPTGKEIQTLMKKQTLDFNVTYVNATFLGFDFTGETKIVKTDEDNFRGKSIIIATGWAKNESKKLPGESEYLGKGVSYCATCDGAFTRNMTVSLFGRGEEIAEEALFLTKYSKEINIFITDECHHCDESVMNVLRSNEKVKIFYSSKLLEIKGDEFVEEVVVSHKGETQTVKSQFAFLYLGTKSLTELYSEVASLDPQGYIITNDHMQTSVEGVFAAGDVRSKIVRQVTTATSDGTVAALEAIKYVLKKAHQK
- a CDS encoding MBL fold metallo-hydrolase, with protein sequence MKIKTFPLGGYMTNCYLVWNEKNEASLFDCSDSRLQGVVSFIKEHNLELKNVILTHGHGDHIGGINEIMRLFPNATLYIGKEEEKFLTDASLNLSYAIQGYDFIYTGKFTPIKEGDSIFGFEVVDTPGHTIGSKCFYNSDAKIMISGDTLFRRSYGRFDLPTGNLSQLQRSLKKICENYPEDTIVYSGHSEPTTLGEERRVLKSQGMF
- a CDS encoding O-methyltransferase, with amino-acid sequence MLDELKDANEYIVSKIKETDTLILEMEAFALEHNVPIVTKEVAEYLKFLVESHNFKNILEIGTAIGYSGTIMGRVAKANGGKLTTIEIDEIRYQQALENFKKAGLENNINAILGDGVEEVKKLDEKFDFIFIDASKGHYMEFFNDSFERLSDNGIIFIDNIMFRGYLYKEYPKRFKTIVRRLNEFIDYLYAHHNFVLLPFGDGIGLVKHN
- a CDS encoding YjjI family glycine radical enzyme is translated as MILETIKSQNITFEQKVVALARLAEGSIEVLNKSESLKKYIEDGIICDLFEGNAPYRPRYIVPDYEKFMEQGSKFLNIEKPTNLWEAVHALLILYKHVPSITTMPVYLGNIDYLLEPFIKDESEAYLAIKLFLKHVDSTITDSFCHANIGPRETKAGFLILKAMRELELPTPNLTIKYNDETTEKLATEAIQTALVTAKPSFANDKMFRDDFKGEYGIVSCYNGLKVGGGANTLVRVRLGGLSKLATSKEEFLEKTLPEVSKEMLEYIDERSKFIIEESGFYESSFLIKEGLLEKEKFTGLFGFVGLAECVNNLLGAEAQEDRFGYSEKANKLGLEIVEKMSAIVKGHKTQYAGEFFGNTHLLHSQVGIDTDRNESPGCRIPVGEEPEMFNHIIYSAPFHQYCPSGIGDIFVFDETFKSNPEAILDIIKGAFQNNMRFFSLYSNECDVIRVTGYLVKKSEMEKLDKGEQVLRDTTILGKGARDNAKALARKLRSE
- a CDS encoding sigma-70 family RNA polymerase sigma factor, producing the protein MINKEDVLLAKQGDVESMEKIVTEYKNLIYMRNKNLFLKGADRDDLVQEGMIGLMKAIKSFDENKSACFSTFASLCIKRQIITAVKNYNSEKNRNLNIAIQGEGYSDLEDVIRYSSPSLKYYTPEQIMLGKELVKLLSNFLKESLSGLEKEVFSEMTKGYGYLEIASNLNKDPKAVDNSIQRIKKKVLTFLEEYNKS
- the rsmB gene encoding 16S rRNA (cytosine(967)-C(5))-methyltransferase RsmB, which gives rise to MNIKQRVIGLLSEVEKGKYSNILLNEYFSKNNLGRGERGFITEVFYGVIRNEIYLNYQLQKRTKSIKKDWIKNLLKISIYQATFMDSDEKGIAWEATELAKKKFGAPVGKFVNGVIRSYLREKDEEIKALKAEDKLDILYSYPRWFYDKIKKEYGSETENLLISLKKIPHMSVRVNRLKYTEAEFEELLKSMRIEIIKKVDSVYYIDSGIVLHTDEFKDGKIIAQDGSSYLAAKILNPLPGEKVVDTCSAPGSKTAVLAELMHNEGEIFALDIHQHKIKLIEENLKKLGVTIVKPIKLDARKLKEQGQKFDKILVDAPCSGYGVLRKKPEALYNKNMVNVKELSELQYEILEASAFSLKVEGELVYSTCTIFSEENTDNIKKFLDNHKNFSVTKFEIPSNINGRFDSIGGFLIDYTEEILDNFYIIKLRKDFE
- a CDS encoding AIR synthase family protein translates to MKVGKLTISDLKELVFNNIQNNNDCVISSGEIGSDCAAIEVDEKVIYLSTDPITGTNSGLGKLAININCNDIATEGVSPVGIMLTILAPPHVKKNEIAEIMKEAQEEANKIGVTIIGGHTEITAAVNKTIISATSIGIGDKKDFKSKTKVVPGDRIIITKGVGIEGTGIIAFEKEEELLENFDSEIIENAKNLLDSTSVVKDGIIANKFAKGMHDVTEGGLLGAIWESSCFYGLGVNIYFNDIFIQDSIKTICKYFKIDPLRLISSGTMLIVTSEENSEPLISELKKNNIEAFDIGVFTDSEEKILIKGEKHTLIEPPESDELYKVV
- a CDS encoding formate--tetrahydrofolate ligase, with translation MKTDIQIAQEANLLKISEIASKLNISEDYFDVYGKYKAKLNLSLLNHLSNKDDGKLVLVTAITPTPAGEGKSTVTVGLTQALNRLGKSSVAALREPSLGPVFGMKGGATGGGFAQVVPMEDINLHFTGDFHAIGVAHNLVSACIDNHITQGNALGIDNTKITWKRVVDMNDRNLRSIVVGLGGKANGYPRQDSFQITVASEIMATLCLSNSLKELKENIGNMVFGYDYSDKPLTINDLKISGAVTALLKEAIKPNLVQTLENTPVIIHGGPFANIAHGCNSLLATKLALKLSDIAITEAGFAADLGAEKFLDIKCRKGNLKPNCVVIVATVRALKHHGGAKILNEENLDALQAGLANLDKHIENIKKFNLPVVVAINKFVTDTDAEIQMIKTHCEKQDAPVALCEVWAKGGEGGEELAKIVIEKLNENKDDYTPLYDLELPIKDKINKICKEIYGADGVTFSAGANKTIKKLEELGYGALPICMSKTQKSISDKANLLGRPTGFTVEIDTIKLAAGAGFIIAMAGGIIDMPGLPKVPAAELIDIDENGTITGLF